In Helianthus annuus cultivar XRQ/B chromosome 8, HanXRQr2.0-SUNRISE, whole genome shotgun sequence, a single genomic region encodes these proteins:
- the LOC110871849 gene encoding 26S proteasome non-ATPase regulatory subunit 1 homolog A, translating to MSIECRRLDKLKEAITKSENVHATLSYCTDVSHAFVNRREYRREVLLLLVKVYQDLASPDYLNICQCLMFLDQPDGVASILEKLLRSENKDDAMMAFQVAFDLIENEHQAFLLSVRDQLSSPKLKPETPAVTERNPSVSEDTQMADETQPLIATEVTVPESDDPTEVTYAERLTKLKGILSSETSI from the exons ATGTCAATTGAATGCCGAAGGTTGGATAAACTTAAGGAAGCGATTACAAAGAGTGAAAATGTTCATGCAACTCTGTCATATTGCACGGATGTATCTCATGCTTTCGTCAATAGGAGAGAATATCGCCGTGAG gtACTTCTTCTTCTTGTCAAAGTATACCAAGATCTTGCATCCCCCGACTACTTAAACATTTGCCAGTGCCTTATGTTCCTCGATCAACCCGATGGTGTTGCAAGCATACTCGAGAAACTTTTAAGATCCGAAAACAAAGATGATGCGATGATGGCATTTCAAGTCGCTTTtgatttaattgaaaatgagcaCCAAGCTTTTCTACTGAGTGTCAGAGACCAGTTGTCAAGTCCCAAGTTGAAACCTGAAACGCCAGCTGTCACAGAGCGAAATCCCTCTGTGTCAGAGGACACTCAAATGGCTGATGAAACACAACCACTTATTGCTACAGAGGTTACAGTGCCTGAATCTGATGATCCAACTGAAGTGACATATGCTGAGAGGTTGACTAAATTGAAGGGGATATTGTCTAGTGAAACTTCGATTTAG